The Brassica napus cultivar Da-Ae chromosome C7, Da-Ae, whole genome shotgun sequence genome has a segment encoding these proteins:
- the LOC125590316 gene encoding U-box domain-containing protein 34-like, which produces MVEMLTQKGREMSSGGGGPKAEEGELYVAVAVKGIIGDKLGGAGSRRAVRWAVDNLLPKADRFVMIHVIPPISTIPTPNGERLPLEEVEERLVEMYVRDVKQEYETVFVPFLKMCKSNRTKCQVETLLIEYDDPAEALLRFIYKSGVNSLVMGSFNSNIFTRRAKGPGVPLTVLKYAPETCEVYIVCRDRITTKSMDPLINSAPCTSPKAAATARRFLKDGAASFHTVQTQTSSDPGESIEVGTRRSTSAKELRLEALSLAIREPETPQSSKASSATVQDVIRRRGGSDIPQLNYSDFDETTEQKSNIENIVKEQRDSNPPPATSRKSKKVEIEAEVERLKKELQNTVVKYKQACEELFSTQNKVQVLSSECSKDARRVNNAVEKEELHRKTAALEKERYMKAIKEVEAAKALLAREYCQRQIAEVNALKNYLEKKKVIDQLLGTDQRYRKYTIEEIFIATEGFSPEKVIGEGGYGKVYSCSLDSTPAAVKVVRLDTPEKKQEFLKEVEVLSQLRHPHVVLLLGACPENGCLVYEYLENGSLEEYIFHQKNKPPLPWFIRFRVIFEVACGLAFLHSSKPEPIVHRDLKPGNILLNRNYVGKIADVGLAKLVTDAAPDNVTMYRHSVLAGTLHYIDPEYHRTGTIRLKSDLYAFGIIILQLLTARQPNGLIHAVENAVNKGTLTEMLDKSVTDWPLAETEELARIGLKCAEFRCRDRPDLKEEVIPVLKRLVETANSKIKKERSNLRAPSHYFCPILREIMEEPEIAADGFTYEKKAILACLEKHNISPVTRQKLYHFKLTPNNTLRSAIHDWKSRVRFSNAVVNITG; this is translated from the exons ATGGTGGAAATGTTGACGCAAAAGGGTCGAGAAATGAGCAGCGGTGGTGGTGGTCCAAAGGCAGAGGAGGGTGAGTTGTATGTGGCGGTGGCCGTGAAGGGTATCATCGGAGATAAGTTGGGAGGCGCAGGAAGCCGCCGCGCAGTACGGTGGGCCGTCGATAACCTTTTACCTAAGGCTGATCGGTTTGTGATGATCCATGTCATCCCACCCATTAGTACTATCCCCACCCCTA ACGGAGAGAGATTACCTCTGGAGGAAGTGGAGGAGAGATTGGTGGAAATGTATGTGAGAGACGTAAAACAAGAATATGAAACAGTCTTTGTTCCCTTCTTGAAAATGTGCAAGAGTAATCGTACCAAG TGTCAGGTAgaaactctcttgatagagtaTGATGATCCTGCAGAAGCGCTTCTACGATTCATATACAAATCAGGAGTTAACAGTTTGGTTATGGGATCATTTAATTCAAACATATTCACACG GAGAGCAAAAGGTCCAGGAGTACCATTGACTGTCTTAAAATACGCTCCCGAAACATGCGAAGTATACATTGTGTGCAGAGACAGAATCACTACAAAATCTATGGATCCATTAATAAACTcag CGCCATGCACAAGTCCAAAAGCAGCTGCGACCGCCCGGCGTTTCCTGAAAGACGGGGCGGCTAGCTTCCACACTGTACAGACTCAAACTTCATCTGATCCTGGAGAATCAatag AGGTAGGCACAAGGAGGTCAACATCGGCTAAAGAGTTGAGATTGGAGGCATTAAGCCTCGCTATAAGGGAACCCGAAACGCCTCAAAGTAGCAAGGCTTCTAGTGCAACAGTTCAAGATGTTATAAGGCGCCGTGGAGGATCAGATATTCCACAGCTAAATTACTCAGATTTTGATGAAACAACCGAACAAAAGTCAAATATTGAGAACATTGTCAAGGAACAAAGAGACTCTAATCCGCCACCCGCAACATCTAGAAAATCCAAGAAG GTTGAGATTGAAGCAGAGGTAGAGCGTTTGAAAAAAGAGTTACAAAATACAGTTGTTAAGTATAAACAAGCCTGTGAAGAGCTTTTCTCCACACAAAACAAG GTTCAAGTACTGTCGTCTGAATGTTCCAAAGACGCTAGAAGAGTGAACAATGCGGTGGAGAAAGAAGAGCTGCACAGGAAAACCGCGGCCCTGGAGAAAGAGCGGTACATGAAGGCGATTAAAGAGGTAGAAGCAGCGAAAGCGTTACTTGCGAGAGAGTATTGTCAGCGACAAATCGCGGAGGTTAATGCTTTAAAGAATtacttggagaagaagaaagtgatcGATCAGCTTCTAGGGACGGATCAACGGTACAGGAAGTACACAATCGAAGAGATTTTTATAGCCACCGAAGGATTCTCGCCGGAGAAAGTGATCGGAGAAGGAGGATACGGTAAAGTTTACAGTTGTAGCCTTGATAGTACTCCAGCGGCTGTTAAGGTTGTCCGGCTAGATACGCCGGAGAAGAAACAAGAGTTCTTGAAAGAG GTTGAGGTTCTGAGCCAGCTCCGACACCCACACGTGGTTCTTCTCCTAGGAGCTTGTCCGGAGAATGGTTGTCTAGTTTACGAGTACTTAGAAAACGGAAGCCTCGAGGAATACATATTTCACCAGAAAAATAAACCGCCTTTGCCTTGGTTCATCCGGTTTAGGGTTATTTTCGAGGTAGCTTGCGGTTTAGCCTTCTTACACAGTTCTAAACCGGAACCGATTGTTCACCGTGATCTAAAACCGGGTAACATCTTGTTAAACCGGAACTACGTGGGTAAAATCGCAGACGTCGGTTTAGCCAAGCTGGTTACGGATGCTGCACCGGATAATGTCACGATGTACCGGCACTCAGTTCTTGCTGGTACATTGCATTACATTGACCCGGAGTACCATCGAACCGGAACGATTAGACTCAAGTCCGATCTTTATGCGTTCGGAATAATCATTCTTCAACTGTTGACGGCTCGTCAGCCAAACGGGCTTATACATGCCGTCGAAAATGCGGTTAATAAAGGAACGTTAACCGAAATGCTAGACAAATCGGTTACAGATTGGCCTTTGGCAGAAACCGAGGAGTTGGCACGGATTGGTTTAAAATGTGCCGAGTTTCGGTGCCGAGATAGACCGGATCTTAAAGAAGAGGTTATACCGGTTTTGAAACGACTTGTAGAGACTGCAAATTCAAAGATAAAGAAAGAACGAAGCAATTTACGTGCACCAAGTCATTACTTTTGTCCCATCTTACGA GAGATAATGGAGGAGCCAGAGATTGCAGCTGATGGATTCACGTATGAGAAGAAAGCGATCTTAGCGTGCCTTGAGAAACACAACATTTCACCAGTAACACGACAAAAGCTCTACCACTTCAAGCTCACACCAAACAATACACTCCGGTCTGCTATTCACGATTGGAAATCAAGAGTCCGATTTTCTAATGCCGTAGTTAATATAACAGGTTGA